The window CACCGAGGTGGCCCGCGCCGCCGTCGACGCCGCCCGCTGCCCGGTCGGTGACAACTCCTCCACCAGCAAGTGCGGCGGCAGCCGTACGGCGGCCGAGGTCAAGCAGGTCGTCGACGCGCCGGTGGCCGGCAAGTCCGGCACCACCGACTCGGAGAAGAGCGCGGCCCTGGTCGCGATGACCAAGCAGTACGCGGTGGCCGGCATCATGGCCGACCCGGACTGGCCGCAGACCAACGTCAAGATGAAGCACAAGCAGAAGGACGGCATCAACCCGCCGGTCTACGAGACGCTGCGCGACGCCATGAAGGGCAAGGACCGGAAGAACTTCGAGCCCCCGGGCAAGAAGATCTCCGAGGGCGACCAGCGCCGGATCCCCGACGTGAAGTGCCTCGACCCGGAGCAGGCGAAGTCCCGGATCAAGGCGGAGGGCTTCGACGCGATCATCTCCGACATCAAGGTCCCGTCGAGCTGCCCGGCCGGCAAGGCCGCCGGCACCAGCCCCGACGGCCGGACCATCAAGGGCGGCGTGGTCACCATCCAGATCAGCTCCGGCGGCGGCACCGCCCCGGGCACGACGCCCGACAACAACCGGCCGAACACCCCCGGCCGACCGCCGGGTCGATCCGGCGGCTGAGCCGGCCGGACGAACGCCACGGGCGGGCACCCTTCGCGGGGTGCCCGCCCGTTTCGCGTACGCGGGTCGGTGCGGCCGGGGTCAGAGGCCGAGCTGGCGGCGTACCTCGGCGGCGACGCGACCGCCCTCGGCCCGGCCGGCCACCGCCGCCTGGGCCGCCTTCATGGCCGGGCCCATCTGCGACTTGCCGGTGAAGCCGCCCGCGGCGAGCGCCCCCGAGACCAGCTCGGTCAGCTCGGCGTCGGGGAGCTGCTTCGGCAGGTAGCGCTCCAGCACCTCGCCCTCGGCGATCTCCTTCGTGGCCTGCTCGGTGCGGCCGGCGTCACCGAAGGCGGTGGCGGCCTCCCGGCGCTTCTTCGCCTCCTTGGTCAGCACCGCGAGCACCTCGTCGTCGGTGAGCTCGCGCTTGGCCTTGCCGGCGACCTCGGCGGTGCCGACGGCGGCCAGCGCCATCCGCAGCGTGGAGGTGGTCAGTTCGTCGCGCGCCTTCAGGGCGGCGCGCATGTCGGCGGTCAGACGGTCCTTCAGCGTGCTCATGGTCGGTGAAACTACCCTGAACGGCATGCGAAAGCGCACACTATTCCGGCTCGCGACCGGGACCGCCGCGCTCGGCGCGGCGACCCTGGCCTATGCGTCACTCGTCGAGCGCAACATGTTCACCCTGCGGCGGTACGACGTGCCGGTCCTGCCGGCCGACGCGGAGCCCCTGCGGGTCCTGCACCTGTCGGACCTGCACATGATGCCCGACCAGGGGCGTAAGCAGCGCTGGGTGGCGTCGCTGGCCGCCCTCGACCCCGACCTGGTCGTGGTCACCGGGGACAACATGGCGCACCCCGGCGCCGTGCCCGGCGTGCTGCACGCCCTCCAGCCGCTGCTCGACCTCCCGGGAGCCTTCGTCTTCGGCTCCAACGACTACACCGGGCCGGTCTGGAAGAACCCGTTCACCTACTTCCTGCCCGACCGGGAGTACACCGAGGGCGTCGAACTGCCGCACGAGGAGTTGCGGGACGTCTTCGTCGGCGCCGGCTGGGCGGACCTGAACAACGCCCGCACCACCGTCAAGGCCGGCGGCCGGGTCGTCGAGCTGCTCGGCGTGGACGACCCGCACGTCGAACGTGACGACTACGACTCGGTCGCCGGGCCGGTGTCGCCCACCGCCGACCTGTCGATCGCGCTCACCCACTCCCCCGAGCCGGCCGTCCTCGACCGGATGGCGGCCGACGGCTTCGGGCTGATGCTCGCCGGACACACCCACGGCGGCCAGGTCTGCGTACCGGGGGTCGGCGCCCTGGTGACCAACTGCGGCCTGCCCCGCTCCATGGCACGCGGCCTGCACCGTTGGCCCGGCTCCGACTCGTGGCTGCACGTCTCCGCCGGCCTCGGCACCCACCCGACCGCGCCGGTCCGGTTCGCCTGCCCACCGGAGGCGAGCGTGCTCACCCTGATCCCCCGCTGACCCTTGCGCCGGTGATCCGCCGGGCTGCCGCCTACGGCTCGGCGGCTCGGCCGGTTGACGAGCGAGGCGGGAATTGGCTGCCGGCAGGCAGCCGTGCAGGGTGAGCGTCGGATCCGCCCGGGGGACCTGGCTGTGTTCGCCCTGTCGAGCTGAGTCGTTCACGACATCAGGCGCCAGACGGGGTCGGCGCCCGGCGGGTACCGCACGGTCCGGGAGGACCCGCAGGGCGGTGGGGGTACCGAGTTGGACCACCGACGGGGGTGGGCTACTATTTGTCGGCACGCCTCGGGGTGTGGCGCAGCTTGGTAGCGCGCTTCGTTCGGGACGAAGAGGTCGTCGGTTCGAATCCGGCCACCCCGACCAGAGGTAAGAGCAGGTCAAGGCCCCTCCAACGAGGGGCCTTGATTCGTTTCTGACGATCATTGCTTTCTCGAAGGCAGCGAGAAGGCAGCGAACGACGCGAGCACCCTGCGATCCTGGTCTCGAGTCGAGTGCGTGTAGCGGTCCAAGGTGGTTGACGTCACGAGCAAGGGATGGCCGGACGTGACGGGAAGGTTGGGAATCAGTCACGCACAGGGTGACCGATGCGAGCCAACCGTCGGTTGGCGGATCAGGTAACCACGTAGGCGCGTCTGAGCCGCTGCGGTCCCAGGAAGTTGCCGCTTACGTGATATTAGTTAGGGATTTGCCCGCTTCGCCATACCTCACCCTGCGCGCCATGGCGCTCGGCCGCGTGTCGCGCCTGGGCGGATGCGGCATCGCGCGCCGCAGCCGAATCCTCATGTGAGGAGAGCCGCTTGCGGTCTCGCCAGCCGACAAAGATGAACGCCGCGATTAGCAACACGACGAACGCAGCGAGAGACACCACCACAGCTGTCATGCCATCGACGCTACGACATGCCCACCAGGATCCGTGCTGCCAGCCAGCTCGGGGGCCAATCTGCGCGTCGCGACTGTCAGGTGATCTGTAACAAGGGCTGGCGGTCTAGATGCGGCAGGTTGACCGTCGGCGGGACGTCCGCTCATTCGATAAGCGGGTGGTAGACGGCGGTCGCGCGCATGACGGTTCACCGCATCTTGTGGACTGCGTAGGCGATCTCCTGCCGCAACAGCGCCGCATCCTCGTCGCGATCGCACAGCAGCAGCACCTTGAACGGGCTGCCCTTGCCGTCCGGCTGGCCGAGCGGGCTCGCCCAGTGACGAACGGCCTGATACAGGATTCGGAACAACGTGTGCTGATCCTCGGCACTGCTCGACAGCAACTGGGGCGCGTTCTCGACCACGATCAGGTACCCGTCCGCCGGCAACCAGTTCAGATCATGGAGGCAGTCGGACAACGCGTCCCAGTTCCAGCCAAAGTAGCCAGGAAAGAGGAGCGCGTCGGAGAACTCGTAGAGGGCGTGGTCCGCATCCGTCATCCTCATTCCGTCAAGCCGGGCAACGACGAACCTGCCCGTTGCCGGTAGCACCGCGGCGATCTCCACCAGGGCACTGCGCGAGCAGACCGCGAGCTGGTCAGTTGAGCCGCTCCACCAACTGTTCATCATTCAGCCCCACCACGGTCGACGTAGTTTCCCGACCTCAGTGGCCTCGCGCGCGCCGGACCCCATGGCCTTCAGTTTGCCCGGGAGGCAGCACAGCACGACGGGTAGGCCCTCGACGAAATGACTGCATGTGCCGCGATCAGCGCGCTGAGGCGTCGCAAAAACAGTTGGCGGACGGCTGTTGCACATCAGCCGACGGAGGACACCGACTGCCGGCCGGGTGTGGGAGGACTTTCTGTACATCTATCAAGGCGGCCCTGAGCGGGCCGCACGCGCCGCCGCCAGGGCGCGCGGCCTGCACTCCGCTGTCGCTCCGCTCCGGCCACGCAACACGCCCGGCGGCTGGCGCGGAGAGCGGGGAGCCCGGTGGGCCGCCGCAGAACGACAGCAGCATTGACCGGGTGGTGGTGGGCCGGCAGCCGGCCGGACCGCGCGGCCACGAGCCGCGCGGCGTAGGGGAGCGCACGCCGGCCGCGTCGGCGAGCTGGCGGCGGTTGCGGGGGTTGCGGTTACTGCGCCTCCGGCGGGGGCGCTCCGGCTCCAGGATGGCCGGACTCCGCCGGCGGGTCACGGTTCGTGGGTGGTTGCGGGAGCCATCCCGCCTGCCGTCGACCCGGGCGAGCCGAGCGGGCCGCCGCCCGGCCCGCCAGCGTCCGTACGAGCCGTCAAGGTCCGCTTGACGTGGCGGGCCGGGCGGCGGCCCGCTCCCCACACGGGCGGGTCGATGGCAGACGGGATGGCAGGCAAGGTGACAGCGGTGGCGATCTCAGTAGGATGCTGAGATGTCTCGGCCAGTGATCTTCGACCTCTTCCATACCCTGATCCAGGGGGCCGACGAGGAGCGTGACCGGGTAGTCGGCGAGATGGCGGTCATGGTCGGGGTAGCTCCGGCCGAGCTGGTTGCCGCGTACCACGCCACCTGGCGGGACCGGCTGGTCCGGTGGGACGTGGAGGAGACCATTCGCATCCTCGCCGGACGCCTCGGCGGCACACCAACCATCGAACAGGTGACACGGGCCGGTAAGCATCGGCGAGCCCTCGGGCGTCGGGTGCTGGACAGCATTTCGGCCGCCACCCTGGATGTGCTCGACGCGCTACGCAGCGATGGGCATCCGCTGGCACTCATCAGCAACGCCACCTCGGACACTGCCGAGGCATGGCCGCAGAGTCCGCTCGCCCAACGGTTCGATGTCGCGGTCTTCTCCTGCGATGTCGGGCTGGCCAAGCCCGACTCGGCGATCTATCACCTTGCTGCCGAGCACTTGGGCGTTGGACCGGCGGAGTGCGTCTTTGTTGGTGACGGCGCAGACGGTGAGCTGGCGGGGGCGGCAGCGGTCGGTATGACCGTCTTCCGGACCACGGAGCACAACGACACCGACCCGGGCTGGGGCGGACTGGCTTTCGATACCCTGGGCGACCTGCCCGCCATACTTCGAGAGCCGTTCAAGGTCATGGAGCCGTCCGGGGCACACACGGGGCACAAGACAGCGTGAAACGTCGGCAACCAGCGACCAATGACGTGAGCCCAAAACGGGACGTGACCAGCGCGGCGACCAGGCTGCCGCAGGCCACGGCAGGGCGCACCTGAGTTCCGCTTCAACGTCTGACGGTCGCCGGTCTTTGCGGTTGCGCCACGGAACCGGGAGCAGGGGGATGTGGTTGTCACGCTCCGAATCGTCGACTGCGGGCCGAGTAGGAGCGCAGGGCGCGCAGGAAGTCGATCTTCCGGAAGCCGGGCCAGTACACGTCGCAGAAGTAAAGTTCGGAGTAGGCGGCCTGCCAGAGCAGAAACCCGGACATGCGGCGTTCTCCGCTCGTGCGGATGACCAGATCAGGGTCGGGTTGGCCGCCGGTGTACAGGTGCGCCGCGAGAGCCTCGGCGGTTAGTCGCTGGGCGACGTCGTCGAGTGTGGCGCCCGCTCGTGCCTCCTGTTCCAGCAGGGAGCGAACTGCACTGACGATTTCCTCGCGGCCGTCGTAGCCGATGGCGACTGTGAGATGGAACTCGGCACCGCGTTCGCGGGTGGCGTCTTCCGCGAGTTTCAGGGCGTGGCGTGTCGAGTCGGGTAGGACGTCGGCACGGCCGGCCAGGTGAAGCTGCCAGGGATTGGCCGGGCGGAGGAGCGGCTCCGCGACGACCTCCTCGATCATCCGCATCAGGTTCTCCACCTCTTCGGATGCCCGTTTACGCATGTTGTCGACGGAGGCGATGAACAGAGTGACGTGATGGATGCCCATGTCGGCACACCAGCCCAGTACCTCGTGGACGTGTTCCGCGCCGTACCGGTGGCCCACCCCGGGGTCATCGAAGCCCACCTGCCTGGCCCACCGGCGG is drawn from Micromonospora sp. NBC_01740 and contains these coding sequences:
- a CDS encoding metallophosphoesterase; the encoded protein is MRKRTLFRLATGTAALGAATLAYASLVERNMFTLRRYDVPVLPADAEPLRVLHLSDLHMMPDQGRKQRWVASLAALDPDLVVVTGDNMAHPGAVPGVLHALQPLLDLPGAFVFGSNDYTGPVWKNPFTYFLPDREYTEGVELPHEELRDVFVGAGWADLNNARTTVKAGGRVVELLGVDDPHVERDDYDSVAGPVSPTADLSIALTHSPEPAVLDRMAADGFGLMLAGHTHGGQVCVPGVGALVTNCGLPRSMARGLHRWPGSDSWLHVSAGLGTHPTAPVRFACPPEASVLTLIPR
- a CDS encoding GatB/YqeY domain-containing protein, which codes for MSTLKDRLTADMRAALKARDELTTSTLRMALAAVGTAEVAGKAKRELTDDEVLAVLTKEAKKRREAATAFGDAGRTEQATKEIAEGEVLERYLPKQLPDAELTELVSGALAAGGFTGKSQMGPAMKAAQAAVAGRAEGGRVAAEVRRQLGL
- the uppS gene encoding polyprenyl diphosphate synthase, giving the protein MMQPIRHGAYRFYARRLRAQLAGKSLPRHVAMVMDGNRRWARQVGFDDPGVGHRYGAEHVHEVLGWCADMGIHHVTLFIASVDNMRKRASEEVENLMRMIEEVVAEPLLRPANPWQLHLAGRADVLPDSTRHALKLAEDATRERGAEFHLTVAIGYDGREEIVSAVRSLLEQEARAGATLDDVAQRLTAEALAAHLYTGGQPDPDLVIRTSGERRMSGFLLWQAAYSELYFCDVYWPGFRKIDFLRALRSYSARSRRFGA
- a CDS encoding HAD family hydrolase encodes the protein MIFDLFHTLIQGADEERDRVVGEMAVMVGVAPAELVAAYHATWRDRLVRWDVEETIRILAGRLGGTPTIEQVTRAGKHRRALGRRVLDSISAATLDVLDALRSDGHPLALISNATSDTAEAWPQSPLAQRFDVAVFSCDVGLAKPDSAIYHLAAEHLGVGPAECVFVGDGADGELAGAAAVGMTVFRTTEHNDTDPGWGGLAFDTLGDLPAILREPFKVMEPSGAHTGHKTA
- a CDS encoding barstar family protein — translated: MMNSWWSGSTDQLAVCSRSALVEIAAVLPATGRFVVARLDGMRMTDADHALYEFSDALLFPGYFGWNWDALSDCLHDLNWLPADGYLIVVENAPQLLSSSAEDQHTLFRILYQAVRHWASPLGQPDGKGSPFKVLLLCDRDEDAALLRQEIAYAVHKMR